The following are encoded together in the Parambassis ranga chromosome 20, fParRan2.1, whole genome shotgun sequence genome:
- the gdap1 gene encoding ganglioside-induced differentiation-associated protein 1, which produces MASENGSESQEEKAALIQTDSEEAAPQQCGPAATGSPSKLKLYHWTQSFNSQKVRLAIAEKGLSCEEYDVSLPLSEHNEPWFMHLNPAGEVPVLVHNDNVICDPTQIMEYLEQNFNDEGTPKLVPEEGSTYYHRVQHYRELLDSLQMDAYTHGCILHPEITVDSHIPAYAATCIQTQIGNTQSELKKLAEQNPELKDAYIAKQRRLKSKLFDHDNMKYLKKLLDELESVMDQVETELQRRVEETPEEGSPSWLCGDFFSMADVSLAVILHRLKFLGLSQRYWGNGNRVNVETYYMRVVERPAFRRVLGHVNNILISALLPVAFRVARKNAPVIVGATLVISILGGAAYLAFLYMKKRMTAFS; this is translated from the exons ATGGCGTCGGAAAACGGCTCTGAATCTCAAGAAGAGAAAGCAGCTCTTATTCAGACGGACTCAGAGGAAGCTGCGCCTCAGCAGTGCGGCCCAGCAGCCACAGGAAGTCCCTCTAAACTGAAGCTGTACCACTGGACGCAGTCCTTCAACTCCCAGAAG GTGCGTCTGGCCATTGCAGAGAAAGGTCTGAGCTGCGAGGAGTACGATGTGAGCCTGCCACTCAGTGAGCACAACGAGCCGTGGTTCATGCACTTGAATCCTGCTGGTGAGGTGCCGGTCCTCGTCCACAATGACAACGTCATCTGTGACCCAACACAGATCATGGAGTAtctggagcagaatttcaatgaTG AGGGCACTCCCAAGCTGGTCCCTGAAGAAGGCAGTACATACTATCACAGAGTGCAGCACtacagagagctgctggacTCACTACAGATGGATGCCTACACCCATGGCTGCATCCTCCACCCTGAGATCACAGTGGACTCCCACATACCAGCATATGCTGCAACATGCATACAAA CACAGATTGGGAACACGCAGTCTGAGCTGAAGAAGCTGGCTGAGCAGAACCCAGAGCTTAAAGATGCTTACATAGCTAAGCAGAGGCGCTTGAAA TCCAAGCTGTTTGACCATGACAACATGAAGTACCTGAAGAAGCTTCTGGATGAGCTGGAAAGTGTGATGGACCAGGTGGAGACGGAGCTacagaggagggtggaggaaacGCCAG AGGAGGGCAGCCCCTCCTGGCTGTGTGGAGACTTCTTCAGCATGGCCGACGTCTCTCTGGCTGTCATTTTACACCGCCTGAAGTTCCTCGGTCTCTCCCAGCGCTACTGGGGTAATGGGAACCGGGTAAACGTGGAAACGTACTACATGCGTGTGGTGGAGCGCCCGGCCTTTAGGAGAGTGTTGGGCCACGTCAACAACATCCTGATCTCCGCGTTGCTTCCTGTGGCGTTCAGAGTGGCCAGGAAGAACGCGCCGGTTATTGTTGGTGCGACGCTGGTGATCAGCATCCTGGGTGGAGCTGCATACCTCGCTTTTCTTTACATGAAAAAGAGGATGACTGCCTTCAGCTGA